Proteins from one Microbacterium sufflavum genomic window:
- the nrdF gene encoding class 1b ribonucleoside-diphosphate reductase subunit beta: MTPHEPLKLVDSVQAINWNRIQDDKDLEVWNRLVNNFWLPEKVPLSNDIQSWNTLTPEEQTLTMRVFTGLTLLDTIQGTVGAVSLIPDAITPHEEAVYTNIAFMESVHAKSYSSIFSTLCSTKEIDEAFRWSVENPNLQKKAQIVTDYYRGDDPLKRKVASTLLESFLFYSGFYLPMHWSSRAKLTNTADLIRLIIRDEAVHGYYIGYKFQRGLETLDQARKDELKDYTFSLLYELYDNEVQYTQDLYDGVGLTEDVKKFLHYNANKALMNLGYEAMFPSTVTNVNPAILSALSPNADENHDFFSGSGSSYVIGKAEATEDDDWDF; this comes from the coding sequence ATGACTCCGCACGAACCCCTCAAGCTGGTCGACAGCGTGCAGGCGATCAACTGGAACCGCATCCAGGACGACAAGGACCTCGAGGTCTGGAACCGCCTGGTGAACAACTTCTGGCTGCCCGAGAAGGTGCCGCTGTCGAACGACATCCAGTCGTGGAACACGCTCACTCCCGAGGAGCAGACGCTCACGATGCGGGTGTTCACCGGCCTGACGCTGCTCGACACCATCCAGGGCACCGTCGGCGCCGTGTCGCTCATCCCCGATGCGATCACTCCGCACGAGGAGGCCGTCTACACGAACATCGCGTTCATGGAGTCGGTGCACGCGAAGAGCTACTCGTCGATCTTCTCGACGCTGTGCTCGACGAAGGAGATCGACGAGGCGTTCCGCTGGTCGGTGGAGAACCCGAACCTGCAGAAGAAGGCGCAGATCGTCACGGACTACTACCGCGGCGACGACCCGCTCAAGCGCAAGGTCGCCTCGACCCTGCTGGAGAGCTTCCTCTTCTACTCGGGCTTCTATCTGCCGATGCACTGGTCGAGCCGGGCGAAGCTCACCAACACCGCCGACCTCATCCGCCTCATCATCCGTGACGAGGCCGTGCACGGCTACTACATCGGCTACAAGTTCCAGCGCGGGCTCGAGACGCTCGACCAGGCGCGCAAGGACGAGCTGAAGGACTACACGTTCTCGCTGCTCTACGAGCTGTACGACAACGAGGTGCAGTACACGCAGGACCTCTACGACGGCGTCGGCCTGACCGAGGACGTCAAGAAGTTCCTGCACTACAACGCCAACAAGGCCCTGATGAACCTGGGCTACGAGGCGATGTTCCCCTCGACGGTCACCAACGTGAACCCGGCGATCCTGTCGGCGCTCTCCCCGAACGCGGACGAGAACCACGACTTCTTCTCGGGGTCGGGCTCCTCGTACGTCATCGGCAAGGCCGAGGCCACGGAAGACGACGACTGGGACTTCTGA
- a CDS encoding DUF7882 family protein → MGTMQYGSGSEIQIEDRALAHLKVAIATKLRRNESFTLSWRHPEGDTPGRSTIWLHPSIPLRFTFEEPETPQLNVKWIQALMVEASSSGGISLVDEVIDGPAE, encoded by the coding sequence ATGGGAACCATGCAGTACGGGAGCGGCAGCGAGATCCAGATCGAGGACCGCGCCCTCGCACACCTCAAGGTCGCGATCGCGACCAAGCTCCGCCGCAACGAGAGCTTCACGCTCTCCTGGCGTCACCCCGAGGGCGATACGCCCGGTCGCTCGACCATCTGGCTGCACCCGTCCATCCCGCTCCGGTTCACGTTCGAGGAGCCGGAGACCCCGCAGCTCAACGTGAAGTGGATCCAGGCGCTGATGGTCGAGGCGAGCTCGTCCGGAGGTATCAGCCTGGTCGACGAAGTCATCGATGGTCCCGCCGAGTAA